The window CCTACATATAGGATATCCACAGGTATAAAGATCCTGATAATCTTTTTGGGCTGGATTGCATCTTCGCAGTGTCCTTGAAAGAAACTTGTTTAAGAAATGAGGTTTGCAGTAGCGTATCTTAGTAGATCAGACTGTAGGAAAAGATACGCAGTGGATCTTGCCATAAGTCATCATCATtgttttcatttcccaaaggtAGAAAATAAAAGAGCTAATTTTAATTTGTACTTGCTTCTATATCACTCTGGCTATAAAGGGACCTGAAAGTGAGTACATTTTCTTGTGTCAGAGCAATATAAATAGATTTTATGCAAATCTTATCCCCCATCTAGTATTATCTATTTTCTTGCTTTGAGTGGCTCTAGATTGACTTCTCTGAGAACACTACAAGTCTTCAAAATACAAAgtaggggttttttatttaaaaattacacattttccaTTATAGATTCGAAAGAATGTGTGAGTGATACCTCCTAAAGGGCTAAGCTTTGTTGAAAAGTGAATGAAGTGGTTGGATTAGAAATTGTTTTCTACAAAGGGTGAGCAACCTTGCCATAAGGACATTTTGCTGGTTTATAGGTTCCGATTCCCTAAATTCATTACCTTTCAACATTTAGTAGAGGAGCCCGGAGattaaatttttcttaaaataaatcaatatagGGAATTGAAGGAAAAGTGGAGAAATTCAAGTTTGCCTGAGTTGGCAAGTTAATTCTATCATTTTCATTGATGCTTAAGATAATATTAGTTGCTGACATCAATGATGATACAAAGCCAGGTATCTGTCTTTTCTTATGATCTGAAGAATAAGACTGTAAACCATCTATCTTAACACAGTCTCTTACAAACTGTCTTGCCCAGCAGGGCATGAAAAACGGTTCGCATGAATTCTGAAATACTTTCAAAGGATGATAAATTCAGAACCATGTCAGAAAAAGAGGTGTAGAAGGACTAGTCAGTGCAAGTGAATTTTATTGTGTCCTaataattttcagtcttttaaaatgctgtgtcATTAGCAAGCATACGGCACTCCAGTgcttaaaatgacaaaatgacagtAGTGTTTCATAATGCATATAATCTAATGCACATTTGGGTTTGCATTTGCAGTAGCAATGTTAATTTATGCAAAACCGAATAGGTGACTTGAATTCCAGCAGAATGCACGTTCTCATGGCAGAGAAAGTATAACATGAAAATACAGAAGGTGATTCAGACATACAGCACAGGGTAAAATTCTATCTCGTTCCAGAGTTTGGAAGGAAGGTCAGGGAACCATTAATATTATGAAAATTATGCTTAAATGCACTGTAGATGTTAGAAAGACCTGGTGCTGGCCCTTTCCACAGTAGTGAATTTTACCCAATGGCGATAGTGTCATGTCAGGAAAAAGCTGTGTTTACGCATACTGTAGTATCTATATAGGTTCATGACTGAACTGATATTTCAGCACAATTTGTAATGATTCTTTGCATACTGTTAAGCAATCAAATAAACAGCTTCATTGGTAGTGATGTGTACAATTTTGATTTAAGAAGGAGGCAGTAAGTACAATCCTGAGCTGTACAGGTTGCACACTTGCTGTAGCACAAGGGCCAGCCTGTGTTCTTCAGTGTCTGGCAGGAGGAATATAAGCAGAGGAGACACAATCAAATcctatctttttttgttttgcagtaatGTGTAATTTTTACTCTTGCCAAGTAAATATATAAAAGTCGTTGCTCTGTACTCAATGTGTCTGCTCCCTCTATATGTTCAGAGTCATATATAAGTAATTCAGTAAAAAATAGCACGCTTCTAGTGATTAATAATTCACAAGCTTCATAACTATTTTAGCTACCTATTTTGACATGgattgtgttttttcttgtgtttgctaAGCAACAGTCATCTGCACAGTTATGTGGATCTTGCTAAAGACCACCAAAATTTGAGGATACAGGTGTAACTGAGCCAGTTTGGTCCACACGGTTTGCATACAGATGGTGATGTGAGGCACGAGAAGGGGAGAGCTCAGCTTGGCACTCAGTGCATTTGGAAGTGTGGTGAGGAGGAGTAAACCATTTTGCAAGAGATGTGAGCAGTTAGAAATCACTTCAGGATAATAAACCCGAAACCCATGCTGTTGTTTCACTGCGCTTTTGTTTTGGAGAACAACTGTAGGCAGGAGCAAGGAGAAGATAGCACTTTTCAGCCAGCTGTTGTAAGGCTGTGCAATCTGTGCACAGCTGCTGTGTCCTGGAATTGGAAAGGCTCGTTTGTAAGAGCATGCTAGGCATTTGCAGAGAGGCACCTTCTCTTTAGCAGCATGTTTTCTGTATGCAGTGCTTCCCACTAGCCTGGATTGACTTTGAAGGGTGGTGATAAGTCTTATACTAGTCTaagatgaggaggaaaaactCTGGATCCTGAAATGCTAAAAAGAAGCAGTCTGCGTTCCAGAATCTGGATTAGATTTTGTGAGGAAAGAACCGCAAAAATCAATGACTGCTATGTTCCTCAAGCAGTAAAAAGTGCTCCGAGTTTTTACTGGCTACAGTTTATTTGACTTCCTCCTTAGACGGTGTCATTTTGCCTAGTAAGCACATAATTTGTAGATAGTACAggatattcttttaaaaataatttcttatattaCTGAAATTATTAATGACTTGCTAATAAAAAGatcattaaataaattttaaactgcTCTGTAAAATGcctttctttgttgcttttttctaaTTAGAGACTTTTTTACATGAGAGGTTTTGACAAAGCATTAAGGATACAATGGAAATCAACCCTGTAATTCTTCTGTAGCTGCAGTCCTCAGCCCAGGCATAATTCAAAGCAACATATATAGTTGTTGTGACATGTTAGTGTTactaatttcacagaaaacatttgcCCTAAAAAAATGTGTGATATGTGATTCAAAGTTACCTTTTCAAATAATGTTGCGATTCAGAGAAAATTTTTATTGGATGAATTTTGAAGTCaggtttaaaataataatatgatCCTGTTTTTCTTTGACAGAGtatcaagaagaaaaacacaagtaAACAAGAGATGAGCACATACCTGCGATTCATTGTCTCTCGTATGAAGGAGCGGGTGAGTCTGAAACAGGGAAGTTTATTAAAGTGTTGGATTCCCCCTAGAGGATGGCTATCTGTGACTGTGCAGGGAGGAAGGCTGTAAGAGGGTgtcattttatttcccttctcctaAGCAGTGTGGGTATTTAAAACATACACTTACCATGTCCCATTGCTTGGATTAGTATCATTCTGGCAGGAGTAGTTTATGCCATGGGTCTGTGGGTCCTCTGAAATGGACATTTTTCAGGTTTGAGGCATGTAATCTGTCAGACTGTGGATCTACAGTTTGGCCTTGTGTATTCCCCACCTGAAATATTCCAAATTATTgcaattttggggtttttttgtgtgtattttaagCAGATTCTAAATGCAGTAACTTACACTGTCTCATGATCCTTTCAGGCTATAGATCTAAACAAGAAAGGGAAGGACAACAAACACCCAATGTATAGAAGGCTGGTGCACTCAGCTGTTGATGTTCCTACTATACAGGAGGTAGAGTGACTTGCTTTCTAACTTTCGCACTGTTTATGGTGTCTTTTAACACTGAAGGTAAACCTTAAGGACTAAAGCACTAATCCTGTTTAATTCTCCCTATGATCGGTATTTCGGTATTGTGTCCAGCATTGGATATGGGAGCTTAAAATTGCAAACATTTCCTCATAAATAGCTAACCGAGTAAAACCTTTTTGAGTGGTGCTTAGTTTTCAGACATAGAATATCCTCAGTTCCTTTTGTAGTAAGGTTTTACTAGGAGCTGTAGGTAGCTGAAATCTTTAGAGAAAGTACCATTTATCTAAGTCACTGAATATGGACTTGAGTGCCAACGTTTGCATATCTGGCCCAAGGTTTTTGACCATATTCCAATTTTACTCATTAAGGCCTTGTGTAGGTGGCAACTTTATAAACATTAAGTGATTCATAAAGAACCAATCATTTTGTTGATCACAAAAAAAGACGACTCActtaaaacatctgttttgcaTTAATTGTTCCAAAAATAAAGTACTAGTAAAtatgttgtcctttttttctgaacCAAAGGTCCGACCATGACTCATATAAATCAGCTGCACATGACCAAAATGAACAGCATATTCATCTTTATTCATTGCTGCAACTGGATCACTATGCAATGCTGTAGAATATATTACCCTTTATAACCATAGATGTGAAAAgcctttgttttgttatttttactgaaacaCATGGATAAAGAATAGCTTCACTGGCAGTTTTGGAGACCAACACTACTGGCTAGCTTGAAGTACTGGCAATACTGGCTGACCTGAAAATAGGTCAGCCCTTCCTCTCACTGGTTCACCTTCATCTGCTTCCACAGAAGGTCTTTTGACCTTGATAACATCCTAGAAACTGATGATGTTTTGTTTGATGATTGGAATTCTCATAGGTGTTCTTGACAGAGCACAACTGAAAATGCTGCATTCCTTACCAGACAAAAGACCATACTAGGCAAATTAAATGCATGGCTCCATCTAGGCATTTGTTATGAGTTTGGAAGACTAAGACAATCAGCCTTCATCAGAGTACACTGGCTGTCAAGGGAAGATCCCAGAAGTATAAAGGCAGTCAACATTGACTTGATACTAGCTGGTATTTTAAGGTACGAAATCTTCACCTCagggaatatattttaattttaacaagtGTTCTGGGCCACACCTTATGATGAAGCTACTCCAGATTTACCTTGTTATAAccaaaagaaatttttttttaaacttagtcaAATATTAAAGTACCTGTTTTACTTCTGGGCATTGCATAAAAGGACCAATGCACCCAGTGTTCAGGTACTAACAAACCACGTCAAAGAGTTGTAAGTATTCCTTCTGTGTGCAGGAAAGGCAGTGTGTGATCTGTGTTGCACAATGCAGATTTCTGTGAAAGCTTCTCAACATAAAACAGGTACAGCACTTTAAGAGTTTTTTCACAGCCgtatgttttcttttgtgtagAAAGTAAATGAAGGAAAGTACAGGAGTTATGAGGAGTTCAAAGCAGATGCTCAACTGCTTCTACACAATACAGTGATTTTCTATGGAGGTAAAGTACTACATTTACTGTTTGCTTTATTTGATTTATCTTTATCTGTAGGAAACTCACAAGTTCAGGATCGAATTTGGTATTAGATATTCTTAAGCATGGATGAGGTCAGTTGAGAGCCCTTAAAAATCAAAGTAAGTCGCAAGAGGACTTTGCAGAGTCTTTTCTGGCCCACCTACTACACAACTATTTTCATCCTCTTTGGCTAAACCTGTTAGTGGGAATTTGCACCTTTGCCATCCTGTTTCTTCTGCAGCCTAAGTCATAAGTCAGCCTATACTGCAGTTTTCTGCCAGTATACGTACGTTTTTCTAGGGTGAAAAGAGGTCTGATCTCTGATGTGCTATGTCAGCAGAAACATGTACTGTAGACACGTATTTTTCACTCGGGGGCAATATCTGCCATATTGTGACAGCAAATATAGCTACATCCACATCAGAAGTGTCCTGCTGGTGCAGTGTGTGGAGGTACAGCCATCAGAGAAGCTGCCAGCCACTGGGAAGGTAATAAGTGACTGTTTGATATGGTGGGACAGTCTGATTGGAAGtagaaaaacaccaccactgtGTCCAGAAGCTATAGCCAGGTCCTGTAGCAAGGTTCTCCAGAGCCATCATTTCAAGAAGGATGTGGTTCTCCCCTGCAGACCTGGTCCACAGCAGGGACACTGGGAGGAGGGTGGGACCAGTCTATTTGCAGCATCAGAAGATCCACACTGTTGTTGGTAGGGAGAGACGTGAGTGTGTTACTAGAGAAATACACAGGTGTAAAGGGAAATACATAGTCATAAATAGTCTGTGAAGCATTACTCTGAGCAGAAATACTTACATGATTGTACCTGTGTTCCTGTCAAGTGGTGGTAGCAGAGCACCGTGTTTTAGGACAATTGCAGCGTGTCATTAAGACAGTAGCAGAGAAAGAAACTGGATCCATATTAGGAGGAACCctgtctccctgctgctgctcctcagatGTGTACTTGTATCGTTCAGTTTAAAAGCTCCCAACAgaatttttgcatttaaatatgaaaggaaaaacaaatagagGACTGATTGTTAGAAAATTTTAAATGGAAGGGTTATCCAAGTAACTAAATTATGTTTTGTATTCTCAAGCAAGACAATTATATCATGCAAGTCATAGCGATGACAGCTGCAAAGCTTTGTGAGCACTGTGATCATACTATGTTTGTTcataccatttatttttattttatagcgGACAGTGAACAAGCTGATATAGCAAGGATGCTTTACAAAGACACATGTCATGAAGTAAGTAGTACCAAATAACCAAGATGTAGACAAGATActtgattttcatttcagaatcTAAGAAAATTGTTCTTcatattacaaaaattaaaagggTGTGAAGTTTGTTATAAATTTTCCCCTAACTTTCTAACAGCTGATTCAGAATTccttttactactttttttttttttttttgcgactAGGCTATCATTTGGAAATATTcaaattttagttttgaaaacaatCTAGGAATGCATAGTTGGACTAGAAATTATTGTACTTGCTTATATATTTGAACCTGAGGTGAGATTCTTACCAAATTCTGTAACTGGCATTGAAACATTTCTCAACATTCAGAGGAGACCAAAAAATAAAGCTAGGGGAGCTGTCACACTTTCTCCATTTGTACAGTTGAATTACTTCTTTCAGAACGTACTTTAAATATTTGATGAATTTAAAGAACTATTCTTTGCATTTTAGCTATAATAAATCACTAAGAGTTGAATTAGTCTCCTCCCTATGCCTTGTTTTTCTAAAACATGAATAACATTTCTGCAGCTTGTCTTTCATCCACTCTCAGCTCACCTCGGTTTCACACCTTTAGTTTGCACAGACAGAAGTAACTCCACCAAATTAGCAAGCAAGGCTGAAAAATTTTACTGCTCTAAGAGAGAGAGTTACTATTGCAGTCACATAAATAGGATTTTTTGTgcttatttacctttttttttttcagctggatgAACTACAGCTTTGCAAGAACTGTTTCTATTTGTCAAACGCGCGACCTGACAATTGGTTCTGCTATCCTTGCGTATGTTGCTCacacagattttatttgtttgcttttctgtataaAAGCCTGCAGTTTTGGTGTTATTAATGCCTTGAATATTCCATTTCAGTAGGCTTGTTTCAAAAGCACGGTAAAGACTCTGTAAGCCTAGATATTCTACACAAGTGAAATGTTAATTGAAGTTCAAAGCTCTAACAATATAGGTTATAAAACTTGGTTATCAACCAGTTACAACAGTCTCACAAGCAAATAAGGagcttacagaaataaaactgtgctCCTGGATGAAGCTATAAAGACAAGTTTAATTTTTTGAGCTGCTTAAGATCTCTCTTTTCAATAGACACCCTTTTcagactttgtattttttttactttgatccAAGCAATACATCTAATAGGGAAATATATATTGtaagaagataaaaatgaaaacagtccTAAACATAAACAGCAACCATATTCTTAAGATACTAGCATAGTattacagcaaaatatttgtgGGAGAAATCAAAATAATACCTCATATCCAATaataaatacaacattttttCCAGATACCTAATCATGAGTTGGTTTGGGCCAAAATGAAAGGCTTTGGGTTTTGGCCAGCCAAAGTCATGCAGAAAGAGGACAATCAAGTTGATGTTCGCTTTTTTGGCCATCACCACCAAAGGTAATTTATTAATTCCATGTGCTGCTTTTTACAAACAATACTTAAAAGAATTTATCTCATCTATCATGTTGTAAATCCTGGCTCAGCTAGTTGCCAACATTAGAAAGACTGAGTACTTTGCCATAATCGTTTCAGAAAATTTAAAGCTCAGTCTAACACATCTGAAGTTGCCAAATGGCTCAGAGATTCCCTTTCCACAGTTGCCATAGGGATGTTACTTAATgccattttaattaaagaaagcaAGTGAACTTCAACTGTTTCTTCAAATCAGTAGCAGGCTGCTAATCCAGGCCAAGGTGAAAATTGGACAGAAATGTACTCTCACTACCAGCAGTATTGACTCTGTGCAATTTTCTCTTCTGAGCAGGCACATTGCAATTTCATGTTTTAGTAACATAATACACATCACAAATGTTTCTGTCTCGCTCCTAGAACATTGACGGAGCTCTTGCTGTGAGCCCGTTTGCAATTTCAGAGAATAACTCTTCACATTGGAAACTTCACTTTTAGAGATCAGCTTTTACTTCCATCTCCCATTGTTGGGGTTATAATAGTGTTACTACAATGgatgtactgatttttttttgctgtttgatttATATGCCTATAATGTGAGGAGGGGAGACATATGCAAAGTAATTCATGGTTGGTGGGAAGGTGGTGTATTTTGGTGCATCCCAAAAGGGCCTCGACAATTCAGCAACAGTGTTTCatgagtttgtttatttaaattgctttttgtgTAACTTGCACAGTATATAACATGTTTTCATTTGTTATATGAACTGCCAAGATTTTCTAATAGGCATAAAATGGGTAAAGGATCTTTATTTGTGTCacaatcacagaataatttaccTTGAATCTGTTTGCAAATGCAGCTTATCTCATTAGTAGTTTTGACATTAAGTTCACACAGCTTCAAACTATTTAATGAAGTAACATGACACTTGTGGGATGAGGTGCTTGCGACTTCTAAAACTTGTGCTGATGGAATaggcaaaatacattttacaagAGTGCCATTGCTTAGTTACTGTGCTGGACTAGGACAAAAGGCCACATTCCTGGTTGGTGTAGATTAGTATTGTTTCCTTGacttcactgaaatgaaatttataTTGCAAGAATTGAGAATCTGGTCGCAGACATTTAATTTGTTACAGTATTTACTCTCTTATGTAGATGTGCATGACAGTGactctttttctttaatgtccAATGCTGCTTGGTATAACCTTTCAAAATGTCAAGAGCTGCCCATCTAACTCTATGAGGactctctgaaaatatttaagaggACAAAGTACCTTTGGAACCAAATCACTGGCATGAATTCAGTCCAAAAGAGCGTGACAGTCTGCACATGAGCTCAGTCGTGATAGACAGGGGCCCAAACTACAAAATGTCTCTATTCAAGGTGATAATTTGGTACATTCCTTGACacttttagcaaagaggtcaaggGCTAACTTGGATTAGCATACGAACCTTCAGTAAAGATGTTTCTGTGTCTGACTGAGGGCATTTAGCAAGAAAGCAGGTAGGAGATGTGACTACTGTTGGTGCTGGCGGAGGTTTGTGGCTCACCAGAAATGAAAGAGACTTTCAGCCGTAGCACCCATAGCTAACAAGTGCTTATAATAACACAAACGTCTAACGGTATGCAGTCCGTGTTTTTTTCCAATGTGTTCAATATACAAAAAATCTGAGTGAAAAGGATTTGTCAGCGATTGGCCACTGTGAAAAACTGGTTTTGAAGTCAGTTTCTCAGGTCTAGATCCTTTATCTGTTTTTAGCATTTCTGAATCTGTCTGTACTGTGTATTCAAAAGGGCCTGGATCCCCTCTGAAAACATTCAAGATATCACAGTTAACATCCATCGGCTGCACGTGAAACGCAGTATGGGGTGGAAGAAGGCCTGTGATGAGCTGGAACTGCACCAGCGTTTTCTTCGTGAGGGAAGATTCTGGAAATCAAAGAATGAGGATaaaggggaagaggaggcagagtCAAGTATCTCTTCCACCAGCAATGAGCAGGTGAGTGCTGCCACAATGTTAGCAGTCAGGGCAATTTATTAAAGGAAACAAAGGTGATGGTTTTTTGATTAATCTAGTATTAAATTAGCTTTGTACCCTGTCTGCGGTTTTGTGGTGACAAGAAGAGGGTTCAAGGGCTTATTTTCACTATGTTTTGTGGCTCAGTAATAGCAAGAATatagttttcctctttcctcagtTTCTTGGATGACCTCTgggaagttttaaaatgtttgtcacCTACAGCACCTTGATGAGACAGACCAAGATTTCTAAAGTTAAATAGGAATGTTCAAGTTAAATGTCACGGATATCAGATAGACTGCAACACTGCCTTCTTGGACTCCCATCAAGGGACAGCCCTGTAGCTGTTCAGCCTTTTCACAGCTGGAGTATGTTCACTTTGGACTATATTCTGCATTACGGACCCCTGACTAACACCAACCATGACATTTTCAGCAAGTTCAACTAAAGTTAGGTGCAAACGTTGCATTTGAGGACCATGTGCCCGGCAACTGCttaaagtcattaaaaataattctgcaaaacaagaaaaattgtaTTGCTTTTAACAAAGGTGAAAAGCACAAAGGGGGCCAAGATACAAAACTTTGCATTGCCATATGGAAATTCCCTTATCACAGCTGAACCTTGCTAGTCATTCATTGTCCAAGAGGGTGTTATATATTCACTATTACTGACTTGGCAGTAAGATTTTCATAGCTTGCAGTatgcttctctgtatttttggCAGCCTTTTCCCTGGCAACATCTTCCTTCCTCATTTAAAACGACTGTCCTctctctctgtattttaaaaaatcagcctGTTTTGACCCTCTTCCTTTACCCTTTTGTCAAACAGGTCTATCATCCTGTTCATAGCATCCAATTTATAGCTAAAAAACTTAAAGCTTATGAAACTGGATGTTGCTTTAAGGGGATGCTCCTTATCAAAgtgattttagttttttttagCCTGGTTTGCTTAGCTAACCCTTTGTAGCCCCTTTATTGTCGTGTGTGCAGTCATGCAACAATGTATGATGAAACAGGAAAATGGTCACAAATAATAGTTAGGAAAGATAACAGTGGCATTTTACCAGTTTTTCAGAATTGTCCATTTGTGTATTTTCTCTTCCACCCCAACTGTTCATCCTTCACTTGGTTAATGCTTATAGCTGTTTCACTGGTTTCCCGGATACAGGAACATAAGAGCAGCGTCAAACTCTGTGCTCTGCAGTAATCTGCAGTATCCTGTCACTAACACTAGCTAGTACTGAATGCTTCAAAGACAGGAGTAAGAACTTTTCTGTAGGCCATTGTAAGATAATATACCGTCCACTTAGATATCACCCTTTTTTCTATTGCTGAAGATTGGCTTTTATTCTAAAGCACGAAGTTTTGTACCCCTCCAAGCATACGGTTATAATCAATTATTGCAAGTTTGGATAATCTTACCATCTTTACATATATACATTCTCTTTATAATTATTGCTGTTTTCTGGCTTCCATCAAGATCTGCTGCCTAATTATGGGTCACTTATATCAGAATATTCCAGAAAACAGGTGTTTGAACTCATGTGTGAAGTGAAGAAAAGAATGGTTAAGGGTATTTTAGCAAATACATATTGAACATTAGAACTTGTTCATGAATTTTGTTCCTTTGTGCAATCGTAGTCATCAGTGATAATGTGGAAAGATTATTGTGTGCACTTCTCATTTAAGAACAGTATTCAACTTCAGTATTCAATTTGCTAAattaaataattgcaaataatCACAAATAAAAGGTACATCAGTCATATTACGCTGAATGCTACTTATATGAACTGTTTTTTGGAATGATTCAATATGCTTTTCTTAATGTTCGCAGCTGAAGGTTACTCAGGAACCAAGAGCAAAGAAAGGACGACGTAACCAGAGTATGGAACTCAAGAAAGAAGTAAGTAACCTGAATTACCATGTTTGTAGAGATAGCAAAGTACAAAAAGTCTGAAATTTTAATAGACACTCCTTCAATTTCTGTCACCTTTTACTGATTTTACagtattaattttgaaatttccagCCCCATAGCTTGGTCCTCCTTGCTAACAAATGCAATTGTACCTC of the Larus michahellis chromosome 2, bLarMic1.1, whole genome shotgun sequence genome contains:
- the ZMYND11 gene encoding zinc finger MYND domain-containing protein 11 isoform X7 is translated as MSRVHGMHPKETTRQLSLAVKDGLIVETLTVGCKGSKAGIEQEGYWLPGDEISIKKKNTSKQEMSTYLRFIVSRMKERAIDLNKKGKDNKHPMYRRLVHSAVDVPTIQEKVNEGKYRSYEEFKADAQLLLHNTVIFYGADSEQADIARMLYKDTCHELDELQLCKNCFYLSNARPDNWFCYPCIPNHELVWAKMKGFGFWPAKVMQKEDNQVDVRFFGHHHQRAWIPSENIQDITVNIHRLHVKRSMGWKKACDELELHQRFLREGRFWKSKNEDKGEEEAESSISSTSNEQLKVTQEPRAKKGRRNQSMELKKEEPEPETEAVSSSQEIPTMPQPIEKVSVSTQTKKLSASSPKMLHRSTQTSNDGVCQNMCHDKYTKIFNDFKDRMKADHKRETERVVREAVEKLRTEMEEEKRQAVNKAVANAQGEMDRKCKQVKEKCKEEFLEEIKKLAGQHKQLISQTKKKQWCYNCEEEAMYHCCWNTSYCSIKCQQEHWHAEHKRTCRRKR
- the ZMYND11 gene encoding zinc finger MYND domain-containing protein 11 isoform X8; the protein is MSTYLRFIVSRMKERAIDLNKKGKDNKHPMYRRLVHSAVDVPTIQEKVNEGKYRSYEEFKADAQLLLHNTVIFYGADSEQADIARMLYKDTCHELDELQLCKNCFYLSNARPDNWFCYPCIPNHELVWAKMKGFGFWPAKVMQKEDNQVDVRFFGHHHQRAWIPSENIQDITVNIHRLHVKRSMGWKKACDELELHQRFLREGRFWKSKNEDKGEEEAESSISSTSNEQLKVTQEPRAKKGRRNQSMELKKEEPEPETEAVSSSQEIPTMPQPIEKVSVSTQTKKLSASSPKMLHRSTQTSNDGVCQNMCHDKYTKIFNDFKDRMKADHKRETERVVREAVEKLRTEMEEEKRQAVNKAVANAQGEMDRKCKQVKEKCKEEFLEEIKKLAGQHKQLISQTKKKQWCYNCEEEAMYHCCWNTSYCSIKCQQEHWHAEHKRTCRRKR